One window of the Serinus canaria isolate serCan28SL12 chromosome 9, serCan2020, whole genome shotgun sequence genome contains the following:
- the MINDY4B gene encoding inactive ubiquitin carboxyl-terminal hydrolase MINDY-4B: MGDRGAGHAAPTPLEEIASRISELSKWREIFSFRGKDGAALATDRLEPGSPRGHAGHLLPGSPDGTDPCARTRALTLAPLPPLPQRLQQLLFRSTAPLFSCEWAAAHFRFHPPHSHLAYALQAGKGGTRAILVAVQAHIITYLLFTRETECTHLDRLCRLGRWEQGQALAMALAETLWAAGGGGRAVVCLVTAPITTMPREGYRASSFTERIRMFEFSEKAAAQEFISDHINCFKGEGSHGVILFLYSLLFSRTLERVQEDLGDTSPLLNISSGNITCTEAVLSLLLTGRASPGQLGGRREPESGAGDGGGEAPWPRGPVGFLRWERAPLERQVSPGLRTPRLPVWLCSLSGRHSVLFGTDSRLLSDWKAERTFHLYFYSGQQEQTQTAHLTIDTHSHHWEEAQREGPCSPGRRRPALEMAIRTKWAGATVSWNGTDPFF, encoded by the exons ATGGGTGACCGGGGGGCCGGGCACGCTGCGCCCACCCCGCTGGAGGAGATCGCCAGCAGAATCTCTGAGCTGAGCAAATGGAGAGAAATCTTTAGCTTCCGTGG caaggATGGAGCAGCGCTGGCCACGGACCGCCTGGAGCCGGGGAGCCCCCGGG GGCACGCAGGGCACCTGCTCCCCGGGAGCCCTGATGGGACAGACCCTTGTGCCAGGACGAGAGCTCTGACCCTGgcccctctgcctcctcttccacagaggctgcagcagctgctcttcaggAGCACGGCCCCCCTCTTCAGCTGCGAGTGGGCAGCAGCACACTTCAGGTTCCACCCGCCGCACTCCCACCTGGCCTACGCGCTGCAGGCAGGAAAG GGAGGAACAAGAGCCATTCTGGTGGCTGTACAAGCACACATCATCACATACTTGCTCTTCACAAGAGAGACAGAATGTACTCACCTGGATAG gctgtgccgGCTTGGgcgctgggagcagggacaggcactggCCATGGCCCTGGCAGAGaccctgtgggcagcaggaggaggtggcagagctgtcGTGTGCCTCGTCACTGCCCCTATCACCACGATGCCACGTGAAGGCTACAGAGCCAGCAGCTTCACAGAGAGA ATCCGGATGTTCGAGTTCTCGgagaaagctgctgctcaggagttCATCTCTGATCATATAAACTGT ttcaaaGGTGAAGGAAGCCATGGAGTGATCctatttttatacagtttaCTTTTCTCTAGGACACTTGAAAG GGTCCAAGAGGATTTGGGTGACACATCTCCTCTGTTGAACATCAGTTCTGGAAACATCACCTGTACAGAG GCCGTGCTCAGCCTGCTCCTGACGGGACGGGCGAGCCCGGGGCAGCTCGGCGGCCGCCGGGAGCCGGAGAGCGGCGCGGGGGACGGCGGTGGCGAGGCGCCGTGGCCGCGGGGCCCCGTGGGCTTCCTGCGCTGGGAGCGGGCACCGCTGGAGCGGCAG GTGAGCCCCGGGCTGAGGACGCCCCGGCTGCCCGTGTGGCTGTGCAGCCTCTCGGGCAGGCACAGCGTGCTCTTCGGCACCGACAGCCGGCTGCTCTCCGACTGGAAAGCCGAGAGAACTTTCCACCTCTACTTCTacagtgggcagcaggagcagacccAAACTGCCCACCTGACGATAG ACACTCATTCGCATCACTGGGAAGAGGCTCAGAGAGAaggcccctgcagcccagggaggaggcgcccagccctggagatggCAATCAGGACCAAGTGGGCAGGTGCGACCGTCAGCTGGAACGGGACAGACCCCTTCTtctga
- the CLRN1 gene encoding clarin-1 isoform X2 has protein sequence MPAQQKKLLFCTAGVLSLACALGTAAAVGSQLWVRGSILCSTGALLVNASGPELHKFIGDIQYGLFSGQRVRQCGLGGRPFQFSFFPDLLRIIPASIHVSVILFCTVLIVFALVGAGFFMFNAFGSPYETLHGPVGLYLWSFISCSCGCLIMILFSSEVKIHHLSEKIANFKEGTFTFKTHSEQFANSFWTILVCSLVHFLNALLIRFAGFEFPFSKSKESGTITGAVDLMY, from the exons ATGCCGGCGCAGCAGAAGAAGCTGCTGTTCTGCACAGCCGGGGTGCTGAGCCTGGCCTGCGCGCTGGGCACGGCGGCGGCCGtgggcagccagctctgggtgaGGGGCTCCATCCTCTGCAGCACCGGAGCGCTGCTCGTCAACGCCAGCGGCCCGGAGCTGCACAAGTTCATCGGCGACATCCAGTACGGGCTCTTCTCCGGGCAGCGAGTGCGGCAGTGCGGGCTCGGGGGCAGACCCTTCCAGTTCTCAT tttttccagaTTTGCTCAGAATTATCCCTGCAAGTATCCACGTCAGTGTCATTCTCTTTTGTACAGTACTGATTGTCTTTGCCCTGGTGGGAGCAGGGTTCTTCATGTTCAACGCCTTTGGCAGCCCCTACGAGACGCTGCACGGCCCCGTGGGGCTCTACCTGTGGAGCTTCATCTCCT GTTCCTGTGGTTGCCTCATCATGATTCTCTTCTCCTCAGAGGTGAAGATCCACCACCTTTCAGAGAAAATTGCTAATTTCAAAGAGGGAACTTTTACATTCAAAACTCACAGTGAGCAGTTTGCAAATTCCTTCTGGACCATCCTGGTTTGCTCCCTGGTGCACTTCCTCAATGCCCTGCTAATCCGATTTGCTGGATTTGAATTTCccttttcaaaatcaaaagaGTCAGGGACAATCACAGGAGCGGTTGACTTGATGTATTAA
- the CLRN1 gene encoding clarin-1 isoform X1, producing the protein MPAQQKKLLFCTAGVLSLACALGTAAAVGSQLWVRGSILCSTGALLVNASGPELHKFIGDIQYGLFSGQRVRQCGLGGRPFQFSFFPDLLRIIPASIHVSVILFCTVLIVFALVGAGFFMFNAFGSPYETLHGPVGLYLWSFISWIAEVMSISPSLSGSCGCLIMILFSSEVKIHHLSEKIANFKEGTFTFKTHSEQFANSFWTILVCSLVHFLNALLIRFAGFEFPFSKSKESGTITGAVDLMY; encoded by the exons ATGCCGGCGCAGCAGAAGAAGCTGCTGTTCTGCACAGCCGGGGTGCTGAGCCTGGCCTGCGCGCTGGGCACGGCGGCGGCCGtgggcagccagctctgggtgaGGGGCTCCATCCTCTGCAGCACCGGAGCGCTGCTCGTCAACGCCAGCGGCCCGGAGCTGCACAAGTTCATCGGCGACATCCAGTACGGGCTCTTCTCCGGGCAGCGAGTGCGGCAGTGCGGGCTCGGGGGCAGACCCTTCCAGTTCTCAT tttttccagaTTTGCTCAGAATTATCCCTGCAAGTATCCACGTCAGTGTCATTCTCTTTTGTACAGTACTGATTGTCTTTGCCCTGGTGGGAGCAGGGTTCTTCATGTTCAACGCCTTTGGCAGCCCCTACGAGACGCTGCACGGCCCCGTGGGGCTCTACCTGTGGAGCTTCATCTCCT ggatTGCTGAGGTAATGAGCATCTCCCCCTCCCTTTCAGGTTCCTGTGGTTGCCTCATCATGATTCTCTTCTCCTCAGAGGTGAAGATCCACCACCTTTCAGAGAAAATTGCTAATTTCAAAGAGGGAACTTTTACATTCAAAACTCACAGTGAGCAGTTTGCAAATTCCTTCTGGACCATCCTGGTTTGCTCCCTGGTGCACTTCCTCAATGCCCTGCTAATCCGATTTGCTGGATTTGAATTTCccttttcaaaatcaaaagaGTCAGGGACAATCACAGGAGCGGTTGACTTGATGTATTAA
- the GPR171 gene encoding G-protein coupled receptor 171 produces MSSNISECHLYEEMEPFTYFYYLIFLMGMIGSCFALWAFTQKDQKQKCMSIYLINLLTADFLLTLTLPVKIIVDLGIASWSLRIFHCQVTACFIYLNMYLSIIFLGFVSVDRCLQLTHSSRISRMQEPGFAKTLSAVVWAMVLLITVPNMAIPIRHLEERPGLGCIDFKTKFGRDWHVFTNFVCTAIFLNSSAAILISNCLLVRQLCRHGRGERGGRVRKALAHLLLVTAAYLLCFVPYHAVRIPYTLSQGSPGASCPLRRALFKAKEATLLFAVSNLCLDPLLYYHLSKSFRLKFTETFAAPRRQRRSRPWRQRSSQGQPCSPARDTAAQPRGELQPCL; encoded by the coding sequence ATGTCCAGCAACATTTCTGAATGTCATCTCTATGAAGAAATGGAACCTTTTACCTATTTTTACTACTTGATTTTTCTTATGGGAATGATTGGAAGCTGTTTTGCACTGTGGGCATTCACACAGAAGGACCAGAAACAGAAGTGCATGAGCATCTACCTAATCAACCTCCTCACTGCAGATTTCCTGCTGACTTTGACACTGCCAGTGAAGATTATTGTTGACCTAGGAATTGCGTCCTGGAGCCTGAGAATATTCCACTGCCAAGTCACAGCCTGCTTCATCTACCTGAACATGTACCTATCAATCATATTTCTGGGATTTGTGAGCGTGGATCGCTGCCTCCAGCTgacacacagctccaggatCTCCCGCATGCAGGAGCCCGGCTTTGCCAAGACCCTGTCGGCAGTGGTGTGGGCCATGGTTCTGCTGATAACCGTGCCCAACATGGCTATTCCCATACGGCACCTCGAGGAGCGACCGGGCCTCGGGTGCATcgacttcaaaacaaaatttgggAGAGACTGGCACGTCTTCACCAACTTCGTCTGCACGGCAATTTTCCTGAACTCCTCGGCGGCGATTCTGATCTCCAACTGCCTcctggtgaggcagctgtgccggCACGGGCGCGGGGAGCGCGGCGGGCGCGTGCGGAAGGCGCTGGCACACCTGCTGCTGGTGACGGCCGCCTACCTGCTGTGCTTCGTGCCCTACCACGCCGTGCGCATCCCCTACACgctgagccagggcagccccggCGCCAGCTGCCCCCTCCGCCGGGCCCTCTTCAAGGCCAAGGAGGCCACCCTGCTCTTCGCCGTCTCAAACCTCTGCCTTGACCCCCTGCTCTACTACCACCTGTCCAAATCCTTCCGGCTGAAATTCACAGAGACCTTTGCAGCCCCAAGGAGACAAAGGCGCTCACGGCCGTGGAGACAGCGCAGCAGCcaagggcagccctgcagcccagcccgtgacacagcagcacagccaaggggagagctgcagccctgcctgtga
- the P2RY14 gene encoding P2Y purinoceptor 14, giving the protein MLNSSSSSWGTNCSHSTVITSTVIPLLYCLIFLAGLSLNALAAWVFLYVSSTKSFIVYLKNIAVADLLMSLTFPFKILADSGLGPAELSLFVCRYSAVVFYMNMYIGITFFGLIGFDRYYKIVKPLFTSFVHTVNYSKVVSVIIWLLLMIMSFPNMILTNEITKDNYSKKCIGLKSKLGRQWHKATTYICTGIFWIVFFLLIVFYTSISKKIYSSYKKFQRSSDTAKRKTSRNIFTIMFVFVICFVPYHLCRTPYTLSQTSSQFTCQSQKSLFYAKEFTLMLSAANVCLDPIIYFFLCLPFREKLYQKLHLKLKAPSEVEISKSRRSNTLRESTNIV; this is encoded by the coding sequence ATGCTCAACTctagcagcagctcctggggcaccaactgcagccacagcacGGTGATCACCAGCACAGTCATCCCGCTGCTCTACTGCCTCATCTTCCTGGCAGGGCTCTCCCTCAACGCCCTGGCAGCCTGGGTCTTCCTCTACGTGTCCAGCACCAAGAGCTTTATTGTCTATCTCAAGAACATCGCTGTGGCTGACCTGCTGATGAGCCTGACGTTTCCTTTCAAGATCCTGGCTGACTCAGGACTCGGCCCTGCCGAGCTCAGCCTGTTCGTGTGCAGGTACTCGGCCGTGGTGTTCTACATGAACATGTACATCGGGATCACCTTCTTTGGCCTCATTGGCTTTGACAGGTACTACAAAATCGTAAAGCCTTTGTTCACCTCCTTTGTTCACACCGTCAACTACAGCAAGGTGGTCTCTGTAATCATATGGCTGTTACTAATGATTATGTCATTTCCAAATATGATTTTAACTAATGAAATCACTAAAGACAATTACTCCAAAAAATGTATAGGTCTTAAAAGCAAACTTGGCAGACAGTGGCACAAAGCAACAACTTATATTTGCACTGGGATTTTCtggattgtttttttcctgctaatcGTATTTTACACTTCTATATCCAAAAAAATATACAGCTCTTACAAAAAATTCCAGAGGAGCTCAGACACGGCCAAGAGAAAAACCAGCCGGAACATATTCACCATCATGTTTGTGTTTGTCATTTGCTTTGTGCCCTACCACCTCTGCAGGACCCCATACACCTTGAGCCAGACCAGCTCCCAGTTCACCTGCCAGTCCCAAAAATCGCTGTTCTATGCCAAGGAGTTCACTCTGATGCTGTCTGCAGCAAACGTCTGCCTTGACcccattatttattttttcctctgcctcccctttAGAGAAAAGCTGTATCAAAAACTGCACCTCAAGCTGAAAGCTCCAAGTGAGGTTGAAATTTCTAAATCCAGAAGATCAAATACGCTTCGGGAAAGCACGAACATAGTGTAG
- the GPR87 gene encoding G-protein coupled receptor 87: MGYNLSYGKLPDSRPSPENSSWPNGSRPAQDEFTTIVLPVLYLVIFLASLLLNGLAVWIFFHIRNKTSFIFYLKNIVVADLLMTLTFPFKIIQDSRLGPWHFNSFLCRYSTVLFYANMYTTIVFLGLISIDRYLKVVKPFGDSRMYSITFTKVLSACVWVVMAFLALPNLILTNGYPTRRNVDDCLKLKSPLGVKWHSAVVYINTCTFVVVLIVLIGCYIAISRYIYKSSKQFISSSSRKRKHNQSIRVVVAVFFTCFLPYHLCRIPFTFSHLDKILDDSAHRILYYCKEMTLFLSACNVCLDPIIYFFMCRSFSRRLFRKSNMRTRSESIRSLQSVRRSEVRIYHEYTDV, from the exons ATGGGGTACAATTTGTCCTATGGGAAGCTGCCAG acAGCCGCCCCAGCCCCGAGAACAGCAGCTGGCCCAACGGCAGCCGGCCGGCGCAGGACGAGTTCACCACCATCGTGCTGCCCGTGCTCTACCTCGTCATCTTCCTGGCCAGCCTCCTGCTCAACGGCCTGGCCGTCTGGATCTTCTTCCACATCAGGAACAAGACCAGCTTCATCTTTTACCTCAAGAACATTGTGGTGGCAGACCTGCTCATGACGCTGACGTTCCCGTTCAAGATCATCCAGGACTCGCGGCTGGGGCCGTGGCACTTCAACTCCTTCCTGTGCCGCTACAGCACGGTGCTCTTCTACGCCAACATGTACACCACCATCGTCTTCCTGGGCCTCATCAGCATCGACCGCTACCTGAAGGTGGTGAAGCCCTTTGGAGACTCCAGGATGTACAGCATCACCTTCACCAAGGTGCTGTCGGCCTGCGTCTGGGTGGTGATGGCGTTCCTGGCGCTGCCCAACCTGATCCTCACCAACGGATACCCCACCAGGAGGAACGTGGACGACTGCCTGAAGCTGAAGTCTCCCCTGGGGGTCAAGTGGCACTCGGCCGTCGTCTACATCAACACCTGCACGTTCGTGGTGGTGCTGATCGTGCTGATAGGCTGCTACATTGCCATTTCCAGGTACATCTATAAATCCAGCAAACAGTTCATCAGCTCCTCCAGCCGAAAGAGGAAGCACAACCAGAGTATCAGGGTTGTCGTGGCCGTGTTTTTCACCTGCTTTTTACCCTACCATTTGTGCCGAATACCCTTCACTTTTAGTCATCTGGACAAAATTTTAGATGACTCCGCACATAGGATCTTGTATTATTGTAAGGAAATGACCCTGTTCCTGTCCGCATGCAACGTCTGTCTGGACCcaatcatttattttttcatgtgtcGATCATTCTCACGGAGGCTGTTCAGGAAATCCAACATGAGAACCAGGAGCGAGAGCATCAGGTCCCTGCAGAGCGTCAGGAGGTCGGAGGTGCGCATCTACCACGAGTACACCGACGTCTGA